One window from the genome of Acinetobacter lanii encodes:
- a CDS encoding nitrite/sulfite reductase, with protein sequence MYLYTDFDQQLINERVAQFRDQTERYLAGKLTEDEYRPLRLQNGLYVQRYAPMLRVAVPYGLMNSNQLRKIASLAKDYDRGYAHVSTRQNIQFNWPALENVPEMLAELATVQMHAIQTSGNCIRNTTTDQYAGVVAGEIADPRPTCELIRQWSTFHPEFAFLPRKFKIAVSALEEVDRAATSFHDIGVYIVKNEAGEIGYKIKVGGGLGRTPVIGSFIREFLPREDLIAYLEAVLRVYNLHGRRDNKYKARIKILVKALTPEVFAEKVEAEFAHTIQTLKIQPEILKKLDEEFTPFDYQDYAEEDFTAQFAEYPKFKQWFNINTNAHKVKGYRIVTISLKRAGIAPGDMTTEEMNLIADLADKYTFGELRTTHEQNIALVDVPQKDLFELWMILEKNNLARAHIGFLTDIICCPGGDFCSLANAKSIPISEAISRRFDDLDTIYNLGKLDLNISGCMNACGHHHVGNIGILGVDKKGAEFYQITLGGNADHDASIGDILGPSFAADRVPDVVEEILNTYLDLREEGEEFIDTYRRVGIKPFKERAYA encoded by the coding sequence ATGTATTTATATACTGATTTCGATCAGCAACTGATCAATGAACGTGTTGCACAGTTCCGCGACCAAACGGAACGTTATTTAGCGGGTAAATTGACGGAAGATGAATACCGTCCGCTACGTCTGCAAAATGGGCTTTATGTGCAACGTTATGCACCTATGCTTCGTGTAGCAGTGCCTTATGGTCTAATGAACTCAAACCAATTACGCAAAATTGCATCTTTGGCAAAAGACTATGACCGTGGTTATGCGCACGTGTCTACACGTCAAAACATTCAGTTTAACTGGCCTGCGCTAGAAAATGTCCCAGAGATGCTGGCTGAGCTTGCAACTGTCCAAATGCATGCGATTCAAACCTCAGGAAACTGTATTCGTAACACCACGACTGACCAATATGCAGGTGTGGTTGCAGGTGAAATCGCAGATCCACGTCCGACTTGTGAATTGATCCGTCAATGGTCAACGTTCCACCCAGAGTTTGCATTCTTACCACGTAAATTCAAGATAGCAGTGTCTGCACTTGAGGAAGTTGATCGTGCTGCAACGTCTTTCCATGATATCGGTGTATATATCGTAAAAAATGAAGCAGGTGAGATCGGCTACAAAATCAAAGTGGGTGGTGGTCTAGGTCGTACACCTGTGATTGGTAGCTTTATTCGTGAGTTTTTGCCACGTGAAGACTTAATTGCTTATCTTGAAGCTGTGCTTCGTGTGTATAACTTGCATGGTCGTCGTGATAATAAATATAAAGCACGTATTAAGATTTTGGTGAAAGCATTAACTCCTGAAGTCTTTGCAGAGAAAGTTGAAGCTGAATTTGCTCATACGATTCAGACTTTGAAAATTCAACCTGAAATCTTGAAAAAATTAGACGAAGAATTTACACCGTTTGATTATCAAGATTATGCAGAGGAAGACTTCACAGCACAATTTGCTGAATATCCAAAATTCAAACAGTGGTTTAACATCAATACCAATGCGCATAAAGTCAAAGGTTATCGTATCGTGACGATTTCTTTGAAACGTGCCGGTATTGCGCCGGGTGATATGACCACTGAAGAAATGAATTTGATCGCAGACCTTGCAGACAAGTATACTTTTGGTGAATTACGTACTACACATGAGCAAAATATTGCACTTGTAGATGTACCACAAAAAGACTTATTTGAACTTTGGATGATTCTAGAAAAGAACAATTTGGCACGCGCACACATTGGGTTCTTGACGGACATCATTTGCTGCCCAGGCGGTGACTTCTGTTCATTGGCCAATGCGAAATCGATTCCAATTTCTGAAGCGATTTCACGTCGTTTTGATGATCTCGATACCATTTACAACTTGGGTAAATTGGACCTTAACATCTCAGGGTGTATGAATGCCTGCGGTCATCACCATGTGGGTAATATTGGTATTCTTGGCGTAGATAAAAAAGGTGCTGAGTTCTACCAAATCACTTTAGGTGGTAATGCAGACCATGATGCATCCATTGGTGACATCTTAGGGCCATCGTTTGCAGCAGATCGTGTGCCAGATGTGGTGGAAGAAATCCTAAACACTTATCTTGATCTGCGTGAAGAGGGTGAAGAGTTTATTGATACCTATCGCCGTGTTGGCATCAAACCATTTAAGGAGCGTGCATATGCTTAA
- a CDS encoding DUF934 domain-containing protein: MLNTALQVLSKDGTVSDNTYQLIGEDGVLPQGDVVLTVEQLDQIANVSGKKALYITVDASPETNVFPLDQLDAIFIEFAGFNDGRGYSFAALLRRQGFQGELRATGDVFKDVLNYMKRSGFDTFVIKEGKDIQEAAAGLGDFTNPYQASTAVSQAQYQTGK; this comes from the coding sequence ATGCTTAATACCGCACTACAAGTGCTCTCTAAAGATGGCACAGTTTCAGATAACACTTACCAACTCATTGGTGAAGATGGCGTATTGCCACAAGGTGATGTGGTTTTAACGGTTGAGCAGTTAGATCAAATTGCCAATGTGTCAGGTAAAAAAGCGCTTTACATCACTGTAGATGCTTCTCCTGAAACCAACGTATTTCCATTGGATCAGTTGGATGCCATCTTTATCGAGTTTGCTGGTTTCAATGATGGTCGCGGCTATTCATTTGCAGCACTGCTTCGTCGCCAAGGTTTCCAAGGTGAGCTTCGTGCAACAGGCGATGTATTTAAAGATGTGTTGAACTATATGAAGCGTTCTGGTTTCGATACTTTCGTCATTAAAGAAGGTAAAGACATTCAGGAAGCAGCAGCAGGTTTGGGTGATTTTACCAATCCTTACCAAGCATCTACGGCTGTATCACAAGCACAATACCAAACAGGTAAATAA
- a CDS encoding thiolase family protein → MTDIVIVNGARTAMGGFQGSLASSTAPELGAVTIKEAIARSGLQPTDVEEVIMGCVLPAGLKQGPARQAMRLAGLPDSTGAVTINKLCGSGMKAVMQAADMIKAGSANIVVAGGMESMTNAPYVLPKARGGFRMGHGEIKDHMFLDGLEDAETGRLMGSFAQDMANTKGYTREQMDNFAIRSLKRAQTAVNEGYFADEIVPVTVKSRKGDVVVDKDEQPFNANIEKIPTLRPAFAKDGTITAANASSISDGASALVLTSSEHASSKGLKPLAKIVAYASNSQHPSEFTIAPVGAIQKVLDKTGWKVEEVDLWEINEAFAMVTMCPMDEFKLDPEKVNINGGACALGHPVGSTGSRIILTLIHALKRTGGKRGIAALCIGGGEATAVAIELI, encoded by the coding sequence ATGACTGACATCGTGATTGTCAATGGTGCAAGAACTGCAATGGGTGGCTTTCAAGGAAGCCTAGCGAGCTCAACAGCACCAGAACTAGGGGCCGTAACCATCAAAGAAGCGATTGCACGCTCGGGTCTACAACCAACAGATGTCGAAGAAGTGATTATGGGATGTGTACTCCCTGCTGGCTTAAAACAAGGGCCTGCGCGTCAGGCGATGCGTCTAGCAGGACTACCTGATTCCACAGGTGCAGTCACCATCAATAAACTTTGCGGTTCTGGGATGAAAGCGGTCATGCAAGCGGCTGATATGATTAAAGCAGGCTCAGCCAATATTGTTGTTGCTGGTGGTATGGAATCTATGACCAATGCGCCTTATGTGCTGCCAAAAGCACGTGGTGGTTTCCGTATGGGTCACGGTGAGATTAAAGACCATATGTTTTTAGATGGTTTAGAAGATGCTGAAACCGGTCGTTTGATGGGTTCTTTTGCGCAAGATATGGCAAACACCAAAGGCTATACCCGTGAACAAATGGATAATTTTGCGATTCGCTCTTTAAAACGTGCACAAACAGCCGTAAATGAAGGCTACTTTGCGGATGAAATCGTGCCTGTGACCGTAAAATCACGTAAAGGTGATGTCGTGGTTGACAAAGATGAGCAACCGTTCAATGCCAATATCGAAAAAATTCCAACGCTTCGCCCAGCATTTGCCAAAGATGGGACTATCACTGCTGCAAATGCAAGTTCAATCTCAGATGGTGCATCAGCATTAGTGCTTACATCAAGTGAGCATGCTTCTTCTAAAGGTTTAAAACCTTTGGCAAAAATTGTGGCATATGCATCAAATTCACAGCATCCATCTGAATTTACCATTGCCCCTGTTGGTGCGATTCAAAAAGTCTTGGATAAAACGGGCTGGAAAGTGGAAGAAGTGGATCTTTGGGAAATTAATGAAGCCTTTGCGATGGTCACCATGTGTCCAATGGATGAATTCAAACTTGATCCTGAAAAAGTGAATATCAATGGCGGTGCATGTGCCTTAGGTCATCCTGTCGGCTCTACGGGTTCTCGTATTATTCTCACTTTGATTCATGCGCTTAAGCGTACGGGTGGCAAGCGTGGTATTGCAGCCCTATGTATTGGTGGTGGTGAAGCAACTGCTGTTGCGATTGAATTAATTTAA
- a CDS encoding pilus assembly FimT family protein — translation MYSLCKTHAFTLIELLVTITILAIISMIAIPHYHQFRERQEVAQLLTTIRQHVNLSKSLASTYHTQIVICSSSNATKCENNQWHKGMIIFSDLNQNKTLDSNEPIQKTVMTDMKYGSFQWNGGAANPNTISFQDDSGLPRGSQGNFMYCSFKHPENHRYIAISPMGHTRIQTITHCQSL, via the coding sequence ATGTATTCTCTCTGTAAAACACATGCTTTCACCCTGATTGAACTCCTGGTTACCATTACTATTCTTGCAATTATCAGTATGATTGCTATCCCTCATTATCATCAATTCAGAGAACGTCAAGAAGTTGCTCAGCTTCTCACCACTATCCGACAACATGTTAATTTGTCTAAAAGTTTAGCCAGTACCTATCATACTCAAATCGTGATCTGTTCAAGCTCCAATGCGACTAAATGTGAAAACAACCAATGGCATAAAGGCATGATTATTTTCAGTGATCTTAATCAAAATAAAACCTTAGATAGCAATGAACCGATTCAAAAAACAGTCATGACTGATATGAAATATGGTTCATTCCAATGGAATGGTGGCGCGGCAAACCCCAATACCATTAGCTTTCAAGATGATTCAGGTTTACCACGTGGTTCACAAGGTAATTTTATGTATTGTAGTTTTAAACATCCTGAAAACCATCGTTATATTGCGATTAGTCCGATGGGTCATACACGTATACAAACAATCACCCATTGTCAAAGCTTATAA
- the omp38 gene encoding outer membrane protein Omp38, which translates to MKLSRIALAMLVAAPLVANAGVVITPILVGYTFQDSRHNNSWAEHLTNGPELQDDLFVGGALGIELTPWLSFEAEYNQVKGDVDGALPGAEYKQTQINGNFIATSDLFTKNYDSKIKPYVLLGAGHYKYDYDGVQNRWGTGSLKNDEGTLYNGGVGAMWRLNDALSLRTEARATYNQEEDFWNYTALAGLNVVLGGHLKPAAAVVEVAPVEPAPVVQEPVQQQLTEDLNMELRVFFDTNKSNIKDQYKPEIAKVADKLAEYPNATARIEGHTDNTGPRALNERLSLARANSVKSALVSEYNVDASRLSTQGFAWDQPIADNNTKEGRAMNRRVFATISGSRTVSAQ; encoded by the coding sequence ATGAAATTGAGTCGTATCGCACTTGCTATGCTTGTTGCTGCACCTTTAGTTGCTAATGCAGGTGTAGTGATCACACCAATCTTGGTTGGTTACACGTTCCAAGATTCTCGTCATAACAACAGCTGGGCTGAACATTTGACCAATGGTCCTGAGCTTCAAGACGATTTATTCGTTGGTGGTGCTTTAGGTATTGAATTAACACCTTGGTTAAGCTTTGAAGCTGAATATAACCAAGTGAAAGGTGACGTAGATGGCGCTCTTCCAGGTGCTGAATACAAACAAACTCAGATCAATGGTAACTTCATTGCGACTTCTGACTTGTTCACTAAAAACTATGACAGCAAAATCAAACCTTACGTATTGTTAGGTGCTGGTCATTACAAATATGATTACGATGGCGTTCAAAACCGTTGGGGTACTGGTTCACTTAAAAATGACGAAGGTACATTATACAATGGTGGTGTAGGTGCAATGTGGCGTCTTAACGATGCATTGTCTCTACGTACTGAAGCACGTGCAACATATAACCAAGAAGAAGATTTTTGGAACTACACAGCTTTGGCTGGTCTTAACGTAGTGTTAGGTGGTCACTTGAAACCTGCTGCTGCAGTGGTTGAAGTTGCGCCAGTAGAGCCAGCTCCAGTTGTTCAAGAACCAGTTCAACAACAGTTGACTGAAGACTTGAACATGGAACTACGTGTGTTCTTTGATACCAACAAATCAAACATCAAAGATCAATACAAACCTGAAATTGCTAAAGTTGCTGACAAGTTAGCTGAATACCCGAATGCGACTGCTCGTATTGAAGGTCATACAGATAATACAGGTCCACGTGCATTGAACGAACGTTTATCTTTAGCGCGTGCTAACTCTGTTAAATCAGCGTTAGTAAGTGAATACAACGTAGATGCTTCTCGTTTGTCTACTCAAGGTTTTGCTTGGGATCAACCGATTGCTGACAACAATACTAAAGAAGGTCGTGCTATGAACCGTCGCGTATTCGCAACGATTTCTGGTAGCCGTACTGTTTCAGCTCAATAA
- a CDS encoding OmpA family protein, translating into MKKIMLTGVLLSLFTVGCATQTTTTNTSAQDAASQKAMSELKNGVSIYFDKNSSQIQSKYHPYLMAASKGLAQNKNLILELEGHTDSTGSVAANKRVSLERANAVRNKLVIDYNVDPDQLVAVGAGSLKPIDTNNTAEGRANNRRVSAILKIR; encoded by the coding sequence ATGAAAAAAATTATGCTGACAGGTGTCCTGCTGAGTTTATTTACAGTAGGTTGTGCAACTCAAACCACCACAACAAATACTTCTGCTCAAGATGCTGCATCTCAAAAAGCAATGAGTGAACTTAAAAATGGTGTATCAATTTATTTTGATAAAAATTCAAGCCAGATCCAAAGTAAATATCATCCTTATTTAATGGCTGCATCTAAAGGCTTGGCTCAAAATAAAAATCTTATCTTAGAGCTTGAAGGGCATACCGATAGTACTGGGTCTGTGGCTGCAAATAAGCGTGTGTCTCTAGAGCGTGCCAATGCGGTACGCAATAAGCTGGTGATTGATTATAACGTTGATCCAGATCAGCTTGTGGCAGTCGGTGCTGGCTCTTTGAAGCCAATTGATACTAACAATACCGCTGAAGGTCGTGCCAATAACCGCCGCGTCAGTGCAATCCTAAAAATTCGCTAA
- a CDS encoding amino acid permease gives MSETDQSQHLKRKLGARHLNMIAIGGSIGTGLFLASGATIANAGPGGALLAYALIGVMIYFLMTSLGELATHNPTSGAFFTYGTKYVEPGFGFALGWNYWYNWAITVAFELVAVQFIMKFWFPDIPGVYWSAIFLAVIFAINAMSVKGFGESEFIFSLVKVIAIVVFIIIGLAMIGKIMLTPGMHTFSHWTQGDAPFVGGFQALIGVAMIAGFSFQGTEMVGVAAGESKDPKKTIPIAIKQIFWRILLFYVVCIFIIGTLVAYNDPRLLQAASSEDVALSPFTLLYEQAGFAFAASLMNAVILTAILSAGNSGMYSSTRMLFDMAREGRAPKWFAKLDPRGVPMHALYATTAVAALCFLTTFIGEQQVFNWLLNMSGMCGFIVWLGIAISHYRFRKGYLAQGYKLEDLAYTAKFFPFAPWFAFILCTVIILGQNYQALLGGKIDWLGLLSTYISIPLFLIIWFGYKLKMKTKLVPYKEMDVQPVNVDKE, from the coding sequence ATGAGCGAAACAGATCAATCTCAGCACCTGAAGCGCAAGCTGGGTGCGCGCCATCTGAACATGATTGCCATTGGTGGTTCTATTGGTACAGGCTTATTTTTAGCCTCAGGTGCAACCATTGCCAATGCAGGTCCCGGTGGTGCCCTCCTCGCTTATGCACTGATTGGGGTGATGATTTATTTCCTCATGACCAGCTTAGGTGAACTTGCAACGCATAATCCAACCTCAGGTGCTTTTTTTACCTATGGCACCAAATATGTTGAACCCGGCTTCGGTTTCGCCTTAGGCTGGAACTATTGGTATAACTGGGCGATTACGGTTGCATTTGAATTGGTTGCTGTTCAGTTCATCATGAAATTCTGGTTTCCAGACATTCCTGGCGTCTATTGGAGTGCGATTTTCCTTGCGGTGATTTTCGCCATCAATGCCATGTCCGTGAAAGGTTTTGGTGAAAGCGAATTCATCTTCTCTTTGGTGAAAGTGATTGCAATTGTGGTGTTTATCATCATCGGTCTAGCCATGATTGGTAAAATCATGCTGACGCCGGGGATGCACACCTTTAGCCATTGGACCCAAGGCGATGCACCTTTTGTCGGTGGTTTTCAAGCGCTCATTGGCGTAGCGATGATTGCCGGTTTCTCGTTCCAAGGCACTGAAATGGTGGGGGTCGCGGCGGGTGAATCCAAAGACCCGAAAAAGACCATTCCAATTGCCATCAAACAAATTTTCTGGCGAATTTTATTGTTCTATGTGGTGTGTATTTTCATCATTGGAACACTCGTTGCCTATAACGATCCTCGTTTATTGCAAGCTGCTTCAAGTGAAGATGTGGCGCTTTCACCATTTACTTTGCTTTATGAACAAGCCGGTTTTGCCTTTGCCGCAAGCTTGATGAATGCAGTCATTTTAACTGCGATTTTGTCTGCAGGTAACTCAGGAATGTATTCATCAACTCGTATGTTGTTTGACATGGCACGTGAAGGACGCGCACCAAAATGGTTTGCCAAACTTGATCCTCGCGGTGTGCCGATGCATGCTCTATACGCAACTACAGCCGTTGCCGCACTGTGTTTCTTAACCACATTTATCGGTGAGCAACAAGTCTTTAACTGGTTACTCAATATGTCAGGCATGTGTGGTTTTATCGTTTGGCTTGGGATTGCGATTTCACATTATCGCTTCCGTAAAGGTTATTTGGCGCAAGGCTATAAACTAGAAGATCTTGCTTATACTGCGAAATTCTTCCCCTTTGCCCCATGGTTCGCTTTTATCTTGTGTACGGTAATTATTCTCGGACAAAATTATCAAGCCTTACTAGGCGGTAAAATCGATTGGCTCGGATTGCTGTCGACCTATATCAGTATTCCACTGTTCTTGATCATTTGGTTTGGTTATAAATTAAAAATGAAAACCAAACTGGTACCTTATAAAGAGATGGACGTTCAACCCGTGAATGTGGATAAGGAATGA
- a CDS encoding methyltransferase, producing the protein MDPRSEVVIRQHEYLSGRVLLANAPTDDLLSNLGNDIETQVWTWNFNEYQYFQNQQANVHFGVDVPESPFDQAIIFVPKSKELLNYLLHNIVSRLSEGASIFLVGEKKAGVERAAKQLQPFGKSIKLDSARHCQMWQLTLDKTVQAKSLADWAQQYNVATPNGDLTICALPGVFSQNRLDVGTAVLLPYLSQVTSGKIADFGCGAGVISAYLAKLNPKNRIFAMDVDAFALESTRMTFAQNKLAPEQLEIKAVTGIEDAPLFLHAIVSNPPFHQGIKTDYNASENLCKTSRRHLKSGGELWIVANRFLNYPILIEQNFGQCTTKADQQGFKVLFANTQKK; encoded by the coding sequence ATGGATCCGAGAAGTGAAGTTGTCATTCGACAGCACGAATATCTTTCTGGTCGTGTCTTACTTGCTAATGCTCCCACAGATGATCTGCTTTCAAATTTAGGCAACGATATCGAAACTCAAGTGTGGACATGGAACTTTAACGAATATCAATATTTTCAAAATCAACAAGCCAATGTGCATTTTGGTGTTGATGTTCCTGAAAGTCCTTTTGATCAGGCGATTATTTTTGTTCCCAAGTCAAAAGAATTATTGAATTATCTTTTGCATAATATTGTCAGCCGTTTAAGCGAAGGGGCTTCTATTTTCTTGGTCGGGGAAAAGAAAGCCGGTGTTGAGCGTGCAGCGAAACAGCTTCAGCCTTTTGGTAAATCGATTAAACTCGACAGTGCGCGTCACTGCCAAATGTGGCAACTCACCCTTGATAAAACTGTACAAGCTAAATCCCTTGCCGATTGGGCACAGCAATATAACGTCGCTACGCCAAATGGTGATTTGACCATTTGCGCACTTCCCGGGGTATTTAGTCAAAATCGTTTAGATGTAGGCACAGCCGTGTTATTGCCTTATCTATCACAAGTGACTTCAGGTAAAATTGCCGACTTTGGTTGTGGTGCAGGCGTGATTAGTGCTTACTTAGCTAAACTGAATCCGAAAAATCGTATTTTTGCGATGGATGTCGATGCCTTTGCACTTGAATCAACCCGCATGACATTTGCACAAAATAAGCTTGCACCAGAACAACTTGAGATCAAAGCGGTCACAGGTATTGAAGACGCACCGCTATTTTTACATGCAATTGTGAGTAACCCCCCATTCCATCAGGGAATCAAGACAGATTACAATGCGAGTGAAAATTTGTGTAAAACATCTCGTCGCCATTTAAAATCTGGAGGTGAACTCTGGATCGTAGCGAATCGTTTTCTCAATTACCCGATTTTAATTGAACAGAATTTTGGTCAGTGTACAACCAAAGCTGATCAACAAGGCTTTAAAGTGTTGTTCGCAAACACTCAAAAGAAATAA
- a CDS encoding uracil-xanthine permease family protein — MSDLNTPPEQNTPLDLVYGLNDRPKPFVAFLAAFQHLLAIIVPIVTPGLLICLALGVSKQDTNMILSMSLVISGIATFLQCKKVGPFGAGLLIVQGTSFNFIGPIIGIGSAMVAAGTPVQAVMASIFGVVIAGSFIEMGVSRILPWVKKLITPLVTGIVVLLIGLTLIKEGLISMGGGYQALSDKTFANADNLIMSCTVLALIILLNRIRITWVKSSAILIALVVGYTVAGFMGHLDFSGLQDAPLVQIPTPMHFGLSFSWSLFIPMAFIYLVTSLEAIGDVTATSKISNQPVDGPKWMERIKGGVLVNGANSFLAGIFNTFPSSVFAQNNGVIQLTGVASRYVGIWIAALLVILGLLPGVAGVIQAVPQAVLGGAVMVMFGAVAASGINILAGVQLDRRALLIIAISLALGLGVAQVPEILEHLPELFRNIFSSGVATGGIAALLLNIILPETKK; from the coding sequence ATGTCTGATTTAAACACGCCTCCAGAGCAAAATACTCCTTTGGATTTGGTTTACGGTCTCAATGATCGCCCGAAACCTTTTGTTGCATTTTTAGCCGCTTTTCAACATTTACTTGCGATTATTGTTCCGATTGTGACACCCGGTCTGCTGATTTGTTTAGCATTGGGTGTATCCAAACAAGACACCAACATGATTTTATCCATGTCCTTGGTGATTTCAGGGATCGCAACTTTTCTTCAATGTAAAAAAGTGGGACCTTTTGGCGCAGGCTTACTCATTGTTCAAGGTACCAGTTTTAACTTTATTGGACCCATCATTGGTATTGGTTCTGCCATGGTTGCAGCAGGCACGCCTGTACAAGCCGTGATGGCCTCTATTTTTGGTGTGGTGATCGCAGGCTCCTTTATTGAAATGGGTGTATCACGCATTTTACCGTGGGTAAAAAAGCTGATTACACCGTTGGTCACGGGTATTGTCGTTCTGCTTATCGGATTAACCTTAATTAAAGAAGGTTTAATCAGCATGGGCGGCGGCTATCAAGCTCTGTCTGATAAGACCTTTGCCAATGCTGACAATCTGATTATGTCATGTACCGTTTTGGCACTGATCATTCTATTGAATCGCATTCGCATCACTTGGGTCAAAAGCTCAGCAATCCTGATTGCCCTTGTAGTTGGCTATACTGTTGCAGGCTTTATGGGACATCTCGATTTTTCTGGTCTTCAAGATGCACCTTTGGTTCAAATTCCAACGCCGATGCATTTTGGTCTAAGCTTCTCTTGGAGTTTGTTTATTCCAATGGCCTTTATTTACCTCGTGACGTCTTTAGAAGCGATTGGTGATGTCACTGCAACCTCTAAAATCTCCAATCAGCCAGTTGATGGTCCAAAATGGATGGAACGCATTAAAGGGGGCGTATTGGTCAATGGTGCCAATTCGTTCTTAGCGGGCATCTTCAACACATTCCCTAGTTCAGTGTTTGCACAAAATAATGGTGTGATTCAACTGACCGGTGTCGCGAGTCGTTATGTCGGCATTTGGATTGCCGCATTATTGGTGATTTTAGGATTGCTACCGGGCGTTGCAGGTGTGATTCAGGCCGTTCCACAAGCGGTTTTGGGTGGCGCAGTGATGGTGATGTTTGGTGCGGTTGCTGCATCGGGGATTAATATTTTAGCCGGCGTACAACTGGATCGTCGTGCACTTTTAATTATCGCAATCTCTCTTGCACTCGGTTTAGGTGTGGCTCAAGTTCCAGAAATTTTAGAACACCTACCTGAATTATTCCGCAATATCTTTAGCTCTGGCGTTGCCACTGGCGGTATTGCAGCCTTATTACTCAATATTATTCTTCCTGAAACGAAGAAATAA